A part of Streptococcus porcinus genomic DNA contains:
- a CDS encoding DUF3427 domain-containing protein: MIRSDFENQLKESLHYGFINQSTVEVGNYSPKIVINNPEKNQFVLSDIHQELIQSTGFYFSVAFITQSGIALIKSQLADLKAKNVFGKILISPYLDFNNPLAMRELLKLKNVEVRVSPNAMQLHSKFYLFEQGQKRVLISGSSNLTGNALKKNYEWNIKLTSTDNGNIISETKREFERVWQKSSILNEDWISNYSLRRSSLVKEIIFEEEKQIEFSSRIKPNAMQENALAGLNNVRENGAKKAIVVSATGTGKTFLSAFDVQQVNPERVLFIVHREQILTKSLESFQRVLGFDGKDACIFKSGMDISQKKYVFATIQTISKVENLAKFEKDWFDYILIDEVHKAGANTYKIVMDYFTPQFLLGMTATPERTDGQNIYELFDYNLAYEIRLQEALDNELLCPFLYFGVTDLIIDGKLIDENTTFSKLISKERVKHILDKIEYYGHDGQKVRGLIFCSSKDEARELSIQFNLQGLKTKALTGDDNQKVREEAVKALESGQLDYLLTVDIFNEGIDIPSVNQVVMLRNTQSSIIFIQQLGRGLRKHSSKEFVTIIDFIGNYKNNYLIPIALYGDQSMNKDNLRRDVRSESLLSGLTTINFEEIAKKQIFDSITNTSLSSMKILNDSFVELRNKLGKTPYLIDFLKHGSFDPLVFFENNQFRSYVDVLNKFSDKYIVLSTLEKSMLEFLSFECLNGKRKHDLLLLKLLLENNGKISKSFFMNYLVTENLDISEPLISSVERILNFTFLKGQELKRFGDVPLVDLIENEYVLNKDIYKSFISNSEFKKLVSDIVISGLEKSVHYPEILTIGQKYSRRDALKLLNFEKNNTPQNIGGYVVDKKAKACPIFITYHKSDEISETTKYDDEFLSESVLKWFSKNNRRLTSPDVRSIMSSLDKEMQLPLFVKKDDGEGSDFYYLGNMTYIESSAVEEVLSEKPVVRMHFQLDHPIERILYDYLTK, translated from the coding sequence ATGATAAGGTCTGACTTTGAGAATCAGCTGAAAGAATCATTACATTATGGATTTATAAACCAATCAACCGTGGAAGTAGGAAATTATTCTCCTAAAATTGTTATCAATAACCCTGAAAAAAATCAATTTGTTTTATCAGATATTCATCAGGAATTAATTCAATCAACTGGCTTTTATTTTTCTGTAGCTTTTATTACACAATCAGGGATTGCATTAATAAAAAGTCAATTAGCAGACTTAAAGGCAAAGAATGTATTTGGGAAAATTCTGATATCGCCTTATTTAGATTTTAACAATCCCTTGGCAATGAGGGAACTTTTAAAGTTAAAAAATGTTGAAGTTAGAGTATCTCCAAATGCAATGCAATTGCATTCAAAATTTTATTTATTTGAACAAGGGCAGAAACGAGTTCTAATTTCTGGCAGTTCAAATTTAACAGGAAATGCTTTAAAGAAAAACTATGAGTGGAATATCAAATTAACGTCTACTGACAATGGTAATATTATTTCAGAGACAAAACGTGAATTTGAAAGAGTTTGGCAAAAATCATCGATTTTAAATGAAGATTGGATAAGTAACTATTCATTACGAAGAAGTTCACTTGTTAAAGAAATTATTTTTGAAGAAGAAAAACAAATTGAATTTTCTTCACGAATAAAACCAAATGCAATGCAAGAAAATGCTTTGGCAGGATTAAATAATGTCAGAGAAAATGGAGCTAAAAAGGCTATTGTTGTGAGTGCTACTGGAACAGGTAAAACATTTCTTTCAGCCTTCGATGTCCAACAAGTTAACCCTGAAAGAGTTCTATTTATCGTTCACAGAGAACAGATTCTAACAAAGTCTCTGGAGAGTTTTCAAAGAGTATTGGGATTTGATGGAAAAGATGCATGTATTTTTAAATCAGGAATGGATATTTCTCAAAAGAAATATGTTTTTGCCACAATCCAAACAATCTCAAAAGTTGAAAATTTAGCTAAGTTTGAAAAAGACTGGTTTGATTACATATTAATTGATGAAGTCCACAAAGCAGGAGCTAATACCTACAAAATTGTAATGGATTATTTTACTCCACAATTTTTATTGGGGATGACTGCGACACCTGAAAGAACAGATGGTCAAAACATCTATGAACTTTTTGATTATAATTTAGCTTATGAGATTAGGCTACAGGAAGCATTGGATAATGAACTTTTATGTCCTTTTCTTTACTTTGGTGTCACTGATCTCATCATTGATGGAAAGTTAATTGATGAGAATACTACCTTCTCTAAATTAATTTCAAAAGAACGCGTAAAACATATACTAGATAAAATTGAATATTATGGTCATGATGGTCAAAAAGTTAGGGGGTTGATTTTCTGTTCGAGTAAAGATGAGGCGCGTGAATTATCTATTCAATTTAATCTTCAGGGTTTGAAAACAAAGGCACTAACTGGAGATGATAACCAAAAAGTTAGGGAAGAAGCGGTAAAAGCACTAGAATCAGGTCAGCTTGATTATTTACTTACTGTTGATATTTTTAACGAAGGAATTGACATTCCAAGTGTAAACCAGGTTGTTATGTTAAGAAATACCCAATCTAGTATCATCTTCATTCAGCAGTTAGGAAGAGGACTTCGTAAACATTCAAGTAAGGAATTTGTTACCATTATTGATTTTATTGGAAATTATAAAAATAATTATTTAATTCCTATAGCACTTTATGGTGATCAGTCCATGAATAAAGATAATCTGAGACGTGATGTTCGTTCAGAAAGTTTGCTTTCTGGTTTAACAACTATTAATTTTGAAGAAATTGCCAAAAAACAAATTTTTGATTCAATCACTAATACTAGCTTATCTAGTATGAAAATATTGAATGATAGCTTTGTAGAGCTGAGAAATAAACTAGGCAAGACTCCATATTTAATTGATTTTCTAAAACATGGTAGTTTTGACCCATTGGTGTTTTTTGAAAATAACCAATTCAGATCTTATGTAGATGTGTTGAATAAGTTTTCAGATAAGTATATTGTGTTATCAACTTTAGAGAAATCAATGCTAGAATTTCTGTCTTTTGAATGTCTCAACGGAAAGAGAAAGCATGACTTACTTTTACTGAAATTATTACTGGAAAATAATGGCAAAATCTCCAAGTCATTTTTCATGAATTACCTAGTAACTGAAAATCTAGATATTTCAGAACCATTGATATCGTCTGTTGAAAGGATATTAAATTTTACCTTTTTAAAAGGCCAAGAGTTGAAACGATTTGGAGATGTGCCTCTTGTTGATTTAATTGAAAATGAATATGTTCTGAACAAAGATATTTATAAATCATTTATTAGTAACAGTGAATTTAAAAAATTAGTTAGTGATATCGTCATAAGTGGACTTGAAAAATCAGTTCATTACCCTGAGATTCTAACTATTGGTCAAAAATATTCTCGAAGAGATGCTTTGAAACTATTAAATTTTGAAAAAAATAATACACCCCAAAATATTGGTGGTTATGTGGTCGATAAAAAAGCAAAAGCTTGTCCAATCTTTATCACTTACCATAAATCAGATGAAATTTCTGAAACAACTAAATATGATGACGAATTTTTAAGTGAGTCAGTCTTAAAATGGTTCTCAAAAAATAATAGAAGACTAACTTCTCCGGATGTAAGGAGCATAATGAGTTCTTTAGATAAAGAGATGCAATTACCTCTTTTTGTCAAAAAAGATGATGGAGAGGGAAGTGACTTTTATTATCTAGGAAACATGACTTATATTGAATCCTCAGCAGTTGAAGAAGTCCTCTCAGAAAAACCAGTTGTAAGGATGCACTTTCAGCTTGACCATCCGATAGAACGGATTTTATATGATTACTTAACAAAATAA
- a CDS encoding (deoxy)nucleoside triphosphate pyrophosphohydrolase: protein MSQKTINVVAAAIIKDGKIFCAQRPEDKSLGGYWEFPGGKLEVGESPETALKREIMEEFNATIEVKEFVNEASYDYEFGTVVMKTYLSELVSDKLELLEHQDSKWLYPSEFHTLNWAPVDIPAVEILIKK, encoded by the coding sequence ATGTCCCAAAAAACGATTAATGTGGTTGCTGCTGCTATCATAAAAGACGGTAAAATATTTTGTGCTCAGAGACCAGAAGATAAATCACTTGGTGGGTATTGGGAATTTCCTGGTGGCAAACTTGAAGTTGGTGAATCACCTGAAACTGCATTAAAACGTGAGATTATGGAAGAATTTAATGCAACTATTGAAGTCAAAGAATTTGTGAATGAAGCCTCATATGATTATGAGTTTGGAACAGTTGTGATGAAAACTTATCTTTCTGAACTAGTTTCAGATAAACTCGAACTATTGGAGCATCAAGATTCGAAGTGGCTCTATCCATCAGAATTCCATACACTTAATTGGGCTCCAGTGGATATCCCAGCTGTTGAAATATTAATAAAAAAATAA
- a CDS encoding sensor histidine kinase produces MESDKKVAGLTFKEKLRLEILAGFKKTAWVIGLSYVLVLTLFILLVQYSQLAHGNNEIVTYFDTVHLKSNRLFSNLEKRSLNKFLSGHLSEREMYRQVYQESSRLPFRSAISIYNPKGQLLLSTRLPNRDGLRDDAFVKIALSHIKNKSEYRLMKDYQGNPFLLKMKAIWSKGIKTGYLVLYIDGNDFESGLKVDATQYVIADRFNHLFTSNSLQDTTLSWQKINSNQLKKRMSIRNGSLILHQWKPLGQELFLYTSILVLPLSYLLLFTCFFVFVIMLLLIVLARQLSERISSHSSDSVAILVEDLDLIVGGYQYKVGVRSEDEFGYLAEKINSLINTLDRLFRQMLTLEQEKSTVERKLLEAQFHPHFLYNSLESIKVLIHFNPHKAQAMILALNRVLRYSITSQAEYAVLASDFDILEDFLEVNQVRFEDFHFSLSYPDELQQLRIPKLFLLPLVENAIKYGMQYRHDLTLRVDLKMIDKHIQIYVLDNGPGFSQSFKDNFARYLKAGHTEHGLVNSYSRLAMFYPSTTIQLCQVDMLNGILLQFERKQACYE; encoded by the coding sequence ATGGAAAGTGATAAGAAAGTGGCTGGACTGACCTTTAAGGAGAAGTTGCGGCTTGAGATTTTGGCTGGTTTTAAGAAGACAGCTTGGGTTATTGGTTTGAGTTATGTTTTGGTTTTGACTTTGTTTATTCTTTTGGTGCAGTATAGTCAGTTGGCTCATGGGAATAATGAGATTGTGACTTATTTTGATACTGTGCATTTGAAAAGTAATCGACTTTTCAGCAATCTTGAGAAGCGTAGTCTCAATAAATTCTTGTCGGGGCATCTTAGTGAACGTGAGATGTACAGACAGGTCTATCAAGAATCGAGTCGTTTACCTTTTCGCTCGGCTATTTCTATCTATAATCCTAAGGGACAGTTGCTTTTGAGCACGCGCCTTCCTAATCGGGATGGTCTTCGTGATGATGCTTTTGTTAAAATTGCTTTGTCTCACATCAAAAATAAATCTGAGTACCGATTGATGAAAGACTATCAGGGGAATCCTTTTCTCTTAAAAATGAAAGCTATCTGGTCAAAAGGAATTAAGACAGGTTATTTGGTGCTTTACATTGATGGGAATGATTTTGAGTCTGGTCTAAAGGTTGATGCGACTCAGTATGTGATTGCGGATCGTTTTAATCATCTTTTTACTTCAAATAGTTTACAAGATACAACTCTCTCTTGGCAAAAAATTAATAGTAATCAGCTTAAAAAAAGGATGAGTATAAGGAATGGAAGTTTAATTTTACACCAGTGGAAACCCTTGGGTCAAGAGCTTTTTTTGTATACTTCGATCTTGGTGCTTCCCTTATCTTATCTGTTACTTTTTACTTGTTTCTTTGTTTTTGTTATTATGCTTCTTTTAATTGTTTTAGCAAGACAACTTTCTGAACGTATTTCCAGTCATAGTAGTGACAGTGTTGCTATTCTCGTTGAGGATTTGGATTTAATTGTTGGTGGTTATCAATATAAAGTTGGTGTTAGGTCAGAAGATGAGTTTGGTTATTTGGCAGAAAAAATAAATAGTTTAATTAATACTTTAGACCGTTTATTTCGACAGATGCTAACCTTGGAACAAGAAAAATCAACTGTCGAACGTAAACTTTTGGAAGCTCAATTTCACCCTCATTTTCTTTATAATTCCTTGGAATCCATTAAAGTTTTAATTCATTTTAACCCTCATAAAGCACAAGCGATGATTTTAGCCCTTAATCGAGTTCTGCGTTATAGCATTACCTCTCAAGCAGAATATGCCGTTTTAGCTTCTGATTTTGATATCTTAGAGGACTTTTTAGAGGTTAATCAAGTGCGTTTTGAAGATTTTCACTTTAGTTTATCTTATCCTGATGAACTGCAGCAACTGCGAATTCCTAAGCTCTTTTTATTACCTTTGGTTGAGAATGCCATTAAATATGGCATGCAATATCGGCATGATTTAACCCTTAGGGTAGATCTTAAAATGATAGACAAACACATCCAGATTTATGTTTTAGATAATGGTCCAGGTTTTAGTCAATCCTTTAAAGATAACTTTGCTCGTTATTTAAAAGCTGGTCATACGGAACACGGATTAGTGAATTCTTACAGTCGCTTAGCCATGTTCTATCCAAGCACGACTATCCAGCTTTGCCAAGTCGATATGTTGAACGGTATTTTACTACAATTTGAAAGGAAGCAAGCATGTTACGAATGA
- a CDS encoding response regulator — protein MLRMIIVEDEHLIRKWLSQVIDYKQMGIDLLACVRDGQEGIEAIEQYQPDIVLTDIMMPRKTAFDMFEATQKTPYQKLVLSSFSDFQNAKKAMRYGVYNFLEKPLDIDELRDCLWQICLDLKSDNILLANEEELSKQFPTIALPVSEDTSLSAQVISYLQHHYNQTISTEAIAHQFGYSESYLYKKVKDELGITLKDYLNRYRVRQAIQCILVDPSLMVYQVSATVGFSDYNYFGKVFRRYTGLTFTEFKENFTH, from the coding sequence ATGTTACGAATGATTATTGTCGAAGATGAGCATCTAATTAGGAAGTGGTTGAGTCAAGTCATTGATTATAAACAAATGGGGATTGATTTGCTTGCTTGTGTCCGTGATGGTCAAGAGGGAATAGAGGCGATTGAACAGTATCAACCTGATATAGTTCTAACGGATATCATGATGCCTAGAAAAACGGCCTTTGATATGTTTGAAGCGACCCAAAAGACACCTTATCAAAAGCTTGTCTTATCATCTTTTAGTGATTTTCAAAACGCTAAGAAAGCGATGCGATATGGGGTTTATAACTTTTTAGAAAAACCTCTAGACATAGATGAACTGCGTGATTGTCTTTGGCAGATTTGTTTAGACCTTAAGTCGGATAATATTCTCTTAGCTAATGAAGAAGAGTTGAGCAAGCAATTTCCGACGATCGCTCTACCAGTTAGCGAAGATACTTCTTTATCGGCTCAGGTTATTTCTTATTTGCAGCATCATTACAATCAGACTATATCAACGGAGGCTATTGCCCATCAATTTGGCTATAGTGAGAGTTACCTTTATAAAAAAGTCAAAGATGAGCTAGGTATTACCCTGAAGGATTATCTAAACAGATATCGAGTGCGCCAGGCTATCCAGTGTATTTTAGTAGATCCTAGTCTTATGGTTTATCAAGTTTCAGCTACCGTAGGGTTTTCAGACTATAACTATTTTGGGAAGGTTTTTCGACGTTATACTGGCCTAACGTTTACAGAATTTAAAGAGAATTTTACTCATTGA
- a CDS encoding ABC transporter substrate-binding protein, whose product MHKKSLTVLMASVALIGLSACGSKAENKKEAKESDKLVVYSPNSEGLINATIPAFEEKYGIKVELIQAGTGELFKKVESEANKPVADVVFGGSYTQYAQHPELFEKYTAKDNDKVIRDYQNTTGYSTPYTLDGSVLIVNPDLTKGMKIKGYKDLLNPELKGKIATADPANSSSAFAQLTNMLKATGGYDKNTSWDYVKDLFTLVDGKINSSSSNVYKSVADGEMAVGLSYEDPSVKLLNDGANVKVIYPEEGSVFLPASAAIIKNAPNESNAKKFIDFIVSKEAQDALGTETTNRPVRNDAKVSKNMKSLKDIKTINEDYDYVIKHKAEIVKRYNDIFVDIQSK is encoded by the coding sequence ATGCACAAAAAAAGCTTAACAGTCTTAATGGCCTCAGTTGCACTTATAGGGCTATCTGCTTGTGGTTCAAAAGCGGAAAATAAGAAGGAAGCTAAAGAAAGTGATAAATTAGTTGTCTATTCTCCAAATTCTGAAGGGCTAATTAATGCTACGATTCCGGCTTTTGAAGAAAAATATGGAATCAAGGTAGAATTAATTCAAGCAGGAACAGGTGAACTTTTCAAAAAAGTTGAAAGTGAGGCAAATAAACCTGTTGCCGATGTTGTTTTTGGTGGCTCCTATACACAATACGCCCAACATCCTGAACTTTTTGAAAAATACACAGCAAAAGATAACGATAAAGTTATCAGGGATTATCAAAATACAACAGGTTATTCAACACCTTACACTCTGGATGGTTCAGTTCTGATTGTTAATCCTGATTTAACAAAAGGTATGAAAATAAAAGGGTATAAAGACCTTTTAAATCCTGAACTTAAAGGTAAGATTGCTACGGCGGACCCAGCTAATTCTTCTAGCGCTTTCGCCCAGTTAACCAATATGTTGAAAGCCACTGGTGGCTATGACAAAAATACATCTTGGGATTATGTCAAAGACCTCTTCACCTTAGTGGATGGTAAAATCAACTCTAGCTCATCAAACGTCTACAAGTCTGTTGCTGATGGTGAAATGGCTGTTGGTCTTTCTTATGAAGATCCAAGCGTGAAATTGCTAAATGATGGTGCTAATGTCAAGGTTATCTATCCAGAAGAAGGATCTGTTTTCTTACCAGCTAGCGCTGCGATTATAAAAAATGCACCAAATGAGTCAAATGCTAAAAAATTTATTGACTTTATTGTATCTAAAGAGGCCCAAGATGCCCTTGGTACTGAAACAACTAACCGCCCTGTTCGTAATGATGCTAAGGTTAGTAAAAACATGAAGTCACTAAAAGATATTAAGACAATCAATGAAGATTATGATTATGTTATCAAACATAAAGCTGAGATTGTCAAACGTTACAACGACATTTTTGTTGATATTCAGTCTAAGTAG
- a CDS encoding ABC transporter ATP-binding protein produces the protein MSQITIKNAKKIYNDTPVIENLNLVIPDGSLFTLLGPSGCGKTTLLRMIAGFNSIEGGDFYFGEERINQKEPSRRNIGMVFQNYAIFPHLSVKDNVAFGLKQRQLTKTEIEYRVDKYLKLMQIDQFKDRKPENLSGGQQQRVALARALAINPDVLLMDEPLSNLDAKLRIDMRQAIKEIQKEVGITTVYVTHDQEEAMAISDHIAVMYLGEIQQIGKPKELYHRPSNEFVATFIGRTNMLDAELIHQGAQAYLQFKDGYTIPFPSLNYLQDQAVRVSVRPEEFIRQSDGPIEAIIKDSTYLGLNTEYLVETSFASRLQVIEESTLEEDFDVGNKIRLAINAQKINVFSADGKVNLLGVE, from the coding sequence ATGAGTCAGATTACCATTAAAAATGCCAAAAAAATTTATAATGATACGCCAGTTATTGAAAATCTCAATCTAGTTATCCCTGATGGAAGCCTCTTTACTTTACTAGGTCCCTCGGGATGTGGGAAAACGACTTTATTACGAATGATTGCTGGTTTTAATTCCATTGAAGGTGGAGATTTCTATTTTGGAGAAGAACGTATCAATCAGAAGGAACCGAGTCGTCGTAATATTGGTATGGTTTTTCAAAACTATGCTATATTTCCTCACCTTTCTGTAAAAGATAATGTAGCATTTGGATTAAAGCAACGACAATTAACAAAAACAGAAATTGAGTATAGAGTTGATAAATATTTGAAATTGATGCAAATTGATCAGTTTAAAGACCGGAAACCAGAAAATTTGAGTGGTGGACAACAGCAAAGGGTTGCTTTAGCGCGTGCCTTAGCTATTAATCCTGATGTTTTGCTGATGGATGAGCCACTTAGTAATCTAGATGCTAAGTTACGGATTGATATGCGTCAAGCGATTAAAGAAATTCAAAAAGAAGTTGGTATTACAACAGTCTATGTTACTCATGATCAGGAAGAAGCCATGGCTATTTCTGATCACATTGCAGTTATGTATCTGGGTGAAATCCAACAGATTGGTAAACCCAAGGAGCTTTATCATCGACCAAGTAATGAATTTGTCGCTACCTTTATTGGACGCACTAATATGTTAGATGCTGAGTTAATCCATCAAGGTGCTCAAGCCTATTTACAATTTAAAGACGGCTACACAATCCCCTTCCCATCTTTAAATTATCTGCAAGATCAAGCTGTTCGGGTAAGCGTTCGTCCAGAGGAGTTTATTAGGCAAAGTGATGGACCTATTGAGGCTATCATTAAAGATAGTACCTACTTAGGCTTAAATACAGAATACCTAGTTGAAACGTCATTTGCTAGTCGCTTACAGGTGATAGAAGAATCAACCTTGGAGGAAGACTTTGATGTAGGAAATAAGATTCGTTTGGCAATTAATGCTCAGAAAATCAACGTCTTTTCCGCTGATGGTAAGGTGAATTTACTGGGGGTGGAGTAA
- a CDS encoding ABC transporter permease — protein sequence MIKKLQKMNIWVLSSLIIFISYLLFLIYPIVTILKQALFVDGHLSIQNFMTFFSKDYYFETLLNSFKVSVMATLLSLIVGTLLAYCFAMFRFKGKKYLQILVIIASMSAPFVGAYSWILLLGRNGVITKWLQMTFGIPKIDIYGFSGIVLVFTLQLFPLVFLYVSGALKSMDNSLLEAAESMGVKGRKRLTKIVLPLLVPTLLAAALLVFMRAFSDFGTPMLIGEGYRTFPVLVYSQFISEVGGNSAFASALAIIAITIALVIFLVQKYLSQKHSFSMNSLHPIEAKSINGWQKIVIYLWVYGIIGLSVLPQTYLIYTSFLKTSGMIFVPGYSLNSYAQAFNRMGTSIVNTLRIPLMALCLVLIFATFISYLSVRKRNAFTSLIDSMSMVPYIVPGTVMGIAFITAFNTGIGGSGFLAIIGTSLVMVISLAVRRLPYTIRSSVASLHQISPSIEEAASSLGSSRLNTFVKITIPMMLSGIVSGAILSWITMISELSTSILLYNINTKTMTVAIYTEVLRGNYGIAAALSTILTTFTVLSLLLFMKVSKSDSITM from the coding sequence ATGATTAAAAAGCTTCAAAAAATGAACATTTGGGTATTATCCTCACTCATTATTTTTATCTCTTACTTACTCTTTTTGATTTATCCTATTGTTACGATTCTTAAGCAGGCCTTGTTTGTTGATGGTCATCTGTCGATACAAAACTTCATGACTTTCTTTTCTAAGGATTATTATTTTGAAACGTTATTAAATAGTTTTAAAGTCTCTGTCATGGCAACCCTATTGTCATTGATTGTCGGGACTTTGCTTGCTTATTGCTTTGCTATGTTCCGCTTTAAAGGTAAAAAATATCTCCAAATTTTGGTTATTATTGCCTCAATGTCAGCGCCGTTTGTAGGAGCTTATTCATGGATTCTCCTATTAGGACGTAATGGTGTCATCACCAAATGGTTGCAAATGACTTTTGGCATACCCAAAATTGATATTTATGGTTTTTCAGGAATTGTTCTAGTTTTTACTTTACAGCTCTTTCCACTAGTATTCTTATATGTTAGTGGAGCCCTTAAGAGTATGGATAATTCCTTACTTGAGGCAGCAGAAAGTATGGGTGTTAAGGGAAGAAAACGTTTGACAAAAATTGTTTTACCTCTTTTAGTGCCAACCCTTTTAGCTGCGGCTTTACTGGTCTTTATGCGTGCTTTTTCTGACTTTGGTACTCCGATGCTAATTGGAGAAGGCTACCGCACCTTTCCAGTTCTTGTTTATTCTCAATTTATTAGTGAGGTTGGAGGTAACTCAGCTTTTGCATCAGCTTTGGCTATAATTGCAATTACCATTGCACTTGTCATTTTCTTAGTGCAAAAATACTTGTCACAAAAGCACAGCTTTAGCATGAACTCCTTACATCCAATAGAAGCAAAGTCAATTAATGGTTGGCAAAAAATAGTGATCTATCTTTGGGTTTATGGGATTATCGGTCTTTCAGTCTTACCACAGACCTATTTAATCTATACATCTTTCCTCAAAACATCAGGAATGATTTTTGTACCAGGTTATTCACTCAATAGTTATGCACAGGCTTTTAATAGGATGGGGACCAGTATTGTGAATACATTACGTATCCCTCTTATGGCCTTATGTCTTGTTCTCATTTTTGCAACTTTTATTTCTTACCTTAGTGTTCGTAAACGTAATGCCTTCACCTCTTTAATCGATAGTATGAGTATGGTACCTTATATCGTCCCCGGTACTGTAATGGGGATAGCCTTTATTACAGCTTTTAATACTGGTATTGGTGGGAGTGGTTTTCTAGCCATTATTGGGACATCGCTGGTTATGGTTATTTCTTTAGCTGTCAGAAGATTGCCTTATACCATCCGTTCTTCAGTCGCTTCGCTACACCAAATATCTCCAAGTATTGAAGAAGCTGCTTCTAGTTTAGGAAGTTCACGCTTAAATACCTTTGTTAAGATAACAATTCCAATGATGTTATCGGGTATTGTATCAGGTGCTATTTTATCTTGGATTACCATGATTTCAGAATTATCAACCTCTATTCTTTTGTATAATATTAATACGAAAACGATGACGGTTGCTATCTATACTGAAGTTCTTCGAGGTAATTATGGGATTGCAGCAGCTTTATCAACAATTCTAACAACTTTCACAGTCTTGTCGCTTTTACTTTTTATGAAAGTTTCTAAGAGTGATAGCATCACGATGTAG
- a CDS encoding Gfo/Idh/MocA family protein, which produces MAIVRYGVVSTAQVAPRFIEGVRLAGNGEIGAVSSRSLEKARTFAAQYHIPKAYGSLSGMLADPDIDIIYVPTINKDHYNCAKKALQAGKHVLVEKPFTLTYAEARELFNLAYRKKLFLMEAQKSVFIPLTDIIKKTIQSGELGDILSVSSTTAYPNIDHITWFTDLEAGGGTAHFMAPYAFSYLQYLFDCPIEKAGGIANFPEGMSDSQSKILLQMGNGVMVDIFLTTKLKLKHKMTIRGTKGTLEIPSFWKSTMATLTYEDGSRRLLEAPMDSDFASEAYHVSQMIQEGATTSPIMKPQITLLTIKIIEELYKSWGK; this is translated from the coding sequence ATGGCGATAGTGAGGTATGGTGTGGTGTCTACGGCTCAAGTAGCGCCAAGATTTATTGAAGGTGTCCGATTGGCTGGAAATGGTGAAATAGGTGCTGTTTCTAGTCGCTCTCTTGAAAAAGCACGGACTTTTGCGGCACAGTATCATATTCCTAAAGCTTACGGTAGTCTTTCTGGAATGCTTGCAGATCCAGACATTGATATCATTTATGTCCCTACAATTAATAAAGATCACTATAATTGTGCAAAAAAAGCCCTACAGGCTGGGAAACATGTGTTAGTAGAAAAGCCCTTTACCCTTACATATGCAGAAGCTCGAGAGCTTTTTAATTTGGCATATCGTAAGAAGCTTTTCTTAATGGAGGCTCAAAAATCAGTTTTTATTCCTCTCACGGATATAATCAAAAAGACCATTCAATCTGGGGAACTAGGAGACATTCTTTCTGTTAGCTCAACCACTGCTTATCCCAATATAGACCATATTACTTGGTTTACGGATTTAGAAGCAGGTGGAGGCACAGCTCATTTTATGGCGCCATATGCTTTTTCATACCTTCAGTATCTTTTTGACTGTCCTATTGAAAAGGCAGGTGGTATAGCCAACTTTCCAGAAGGGATGAGTGATAGTCAGTCTAAGATTCTCTTGCAAATGGGAAATGGTGTCATGGTTGATATTTTTCTAACGACCAAGCTTAAGTTGAAACATAAAATGACGATCCGAGGAACCAAAGGGACATTAGAGATTCCTAGTTTTTGGAAATCAACAATGGCGACGCTGACCTACGAAGATGGTAGTCGCAGATTATTAGAAGCTCCCATGGATAGTGATTTTGCTTCTGAAGCTTATCACGTTAGTCAAATGATTCAAGAAGGTGCAACAACGAGTCCAATTATGAAACCACAGATTACTCTTCTCACCATTAAAATTATCGAGGAACTTTATAAATCTTGGGGAAAATAA